The following nucleotide sequence is from Paracrocinitomix mangrovi.
CCCCCTATTGAATCTTTTTCAGCTCCGGTTACCGAACTAAGCGTATTGATTTGATTATTAATATTTAAAAAACCTAAAAAGGCAAAAATCAAAGCCTCTTTAAAGTCCAAAATTTCCTTTTCAGCAATAATAATTTTTGAAGTGGTTTTTAACTGAATAGCCTCAACCAATGTTTTATTTAACGCTCCACCTCCACTAATCAAGCAATTTGATATATTTTCTTTATTGAGTAATGCAGCAATCTGATAAGCTTCATGCTCTATGACTGTTTTCAATAAACTTTTTGGATCACTTTGCGCATATTTTTGAAGAATGGGATAAAAAAACTGATTCATCCATTCATACCCTAGTGATTTAGGAGGAGCTTTACGATAAAACTTCAAATCATTAAGTTCATTCAATAAATCTTCAATAATAACTCCTTGAGCAGCCATTTCACCATCTTTATCATAGGCAGTATTGAAATACTCTACCATCAATTGATTCAGTGGCAAATTTGCCGGGCATATGTCAAAAGCTATTCTCTCATTATTTTTTTCAAATGAAATATTAGCAATCCCTCCCAGGTTGAGACATGACTCATATTCCCCAAAAAGCAATCTATCTCCTATTGGAACAAGCGGAGCTCCTTGTCCACCTAATTGCACATCTTTAATTCTAAAATTGTTTATTGTTAGCAGACCAGTTATATCAGCAATTAACTGCCCCTCTCCAATTTGAGTAGTGATACCTTTCTCCGGCTCATGAAAAATTGTTTGGCCATGTGAAGCAATTAAATCCACTTTTCCTGACAATCTATTTTCAAGTATAAAATCATTTACTGAATGCCCTGAAAATTTCCCAAACTCTTGATCTAGAATTGTCAGCTCAGTTTCACTCATCTGAAAAGCCGACTTCAATTTTTTGTACCAAACATCATTGTAAGGATAGGTTTTAGTTGCAAGAATTTCAAATTCATATTGTTGTTTAGATTTTTTAAATTCTACGCAACAGACATCAAGACCATCCAGAGAAGTACCTGACATCAAACCAATTGCAATGCTGGAATCTTGCATCTATATTTAAGTAGTTTTAAAGATTGGAATTTGAAGTAGCAATTTATAAATTTTATTGGCTGAACTATAGCAATAAATGGTTAAATTTGCTCGACCTGAAAATTTGGTCACGGTACCTAAACCCTGAAAATATTAGAAATGGATTTTAAGTTTACTGAAGAACAATTAGCTGTAAAAGACGCCGCAAGAGACTTTGCGCAAAACGTATTAAAACCTGGTGTAATTGAAAGAGATATTCACGCCAAATTTCCGGCTGAAGAAATCAAGCAATTAGGTCAATTAGGTTTTTTCGGAATGATGGTTGATCCTAAATATGGAGGAGGCGGTATGGATACTGTTTCTTACGTTTTAGCTATGGAAGAAATTTCTAAAGTTGATGCCTCTACTTCAGTTTGTATGTCAGTAAACAATTCATTGTACAATTGGGGAATAGAAAGATTTGGAACTGAAGAACAAAAAGAAAGTTACTTAAGACCTGTTGCAGAAGGACAAGCAATTGGAGCTTTTTGTTTATCAGAGCCAGAAGCAGGGTCTGATGCTACTTCGCAAAGAACCACTGCTGAAGATAAAGGAGATTACTATTTATTAAACGGAACGAAAAACTGGATCACTAATGGTAGTTCAGCTTCATTCTATTTAGTAATGTGTCAAACAGATAAAGAAAAAGGTCATAGAGGAATCAACTGTTTGATAGTTGAAAAAGGAATGGAAGGATTCATTGTTGGAGAGAAAGAAGATAAAATGGGTATCAGAGGATCTGACACACATACTTTGATCTTTAATGATGTAAAAGTTCCCAAGAAAAATAGAATTGGAGAAGAAGGTTTCGGATTTAAATTTGCTATGCAAGTTTTAGGAGGAGGAAGAATTGGAATTGCTTCTCAAGCCTTAGGAATAGCATCTGGCGCTTTAGAATTGGCTATTCAATATTCAAAAGAGCGTCAAACTTTCGGAAAAGAAATTCACAAGCATCAAGCTATAGCGTTTAAATTAGCAGACATGGCTACTCAAGTAGAGGCTGCAAGATTAATGACATTGAAGGCTGCTCACATGAAAGATCAAGGTCTTGAGTTTACAGCACAAGCTTCAATGGCAAAATTATTTGCTTCTCAAATTGCTCAATCTGTAACTACTGAAGCCGTTCAAATTCACGGTGGATATGGTTATGTTAGAGAATACCATGTTGAAAGACTAATGAGAGATGCTAAGATTACTCAGATTTACGAGGGTACATCAGAAATCCAGAAGATTGTTATCTCAAGAGAGATTTTAAAAGACTAAAAGTGAAACTTCCTTTTTTGCACGGAGTAGTTTTAGGGATTTTAACCCTATTCTTTTCATGCGAAAAAGAATATAGCAAGTTTTCTAAATCAGAAAGCCATAATACCGGTATGGATTGCATGACATGTCACTCTAGCGGAGAAGAAAAATTTTACACTGCAGGATCTGTTTATGACTCATCATTTACAAATCCAATGTTAAATAGTGTCATAAAACTCTATACAGAACCCGCAGAAGGAGGAAAACTTAAGGGAACCATAGAAGTTGATGCACTTGGAAATTTTTATTCCAATGAACGGATAAAATACACTAACGGAATCTACCCTACTATTGTAGGACCAAGCGGAATAAAAAAACACATGACAACCCCCACAGTTACCGGCGCTTGTAATAGTTGTCATGGAAATACAGAATCACCAATCTGGATAGAATAGTGTAATTGTAATAAATTGCCTTTTTTAACGTCTTAGATTGTGATATGCGAATTGTCGTATTCATATCTTTTTTGCTATTGACCGGAATTTCATATTCACAGTCATTAAAATCTACTTTTAAAATCAATCAATTAAATGGTGAAGTTCATTTGAGTTTAACCATACATTCTGGGAATACCTGTAATGGCTTGACTATTTATCGTTCAAAAGACAGTCTGAATTTTGAATCAATTGGTGTTATTGATGGTTATTGTGGAAGTCTTACAGAATCTATCACCTATAACTTTACTGATGAAAACCCAATTGTTAACCAGGTGAGTTATTACAGATTTGAATTGATGGGACTAGAATCTTCAGAAATCAAATCCATCAAGGTAATTGATTTAGAAGGGAAAAACTTTAAGATTTGGCCAAATCCAATTTCTGACACAGCCACAATATACTTTAACAATGATCTCCAAAAAGAAATTGCTTTTAACGTATATGATTTAAGTGGAAAGTTAGTGTACAGTTTAAATACATCCTCAAGTGAAATCCCAATTGATACTTCAGAATTTGTCAATGGAACATTCATTTTCGTAATAAGAGATGAAGACAAGGAAGTGGCAAAAGGAAAATTTATCGTTCAAAAATAAAAACGCCCCTGCTCAAAAGAACAGAGGCGCAAGTAAATACACGGTTTAATTTTATTCTACAGATAATCCAGTAGCAACATCTCCAAAAGGAATAACCATTGGGTCATCACTATATGGATCTTCACACCAAACTCTTCCCATTGCAGCATCAACCTTAACCACTTTAGTGTTAACGAATGATCCTACCCAAGGAGCTTGAACAGCATCACCTGCTTTTACGTTTGGTTTAACTGGAACCGGTGTACAATCAGCTTTAGGATATACAGCCATTTTTCCAGCAAATCCAATTGTTAAAACTTTATCTCCGCTAACAGCAATAACTGTTGCAGCCTTAACTTTACCATCAGCTTTAGCAGCAACTGTAGTTCCAGGAGCCCAAGTAGATGTAAGAACGTGGAAAGTTCCAGCTTCAATTTGCTCAGTCATTTGACCAAAACCAACTCCTTCAGAGTTTTGAGCAGGATTATCCCAATCAATATCAATATAGTTTACAACCGGAGCAGCAGGATCTGAATCATCAGTTACAATTGCTCTTTTCATTCCTGAACCTGATTGCCACCAAGTCAACAAGATGTCTCCTTTTTTAGCAGTTTGATTAGGTTTAATCGGAACGATCATATAGTTAGGAATCTCCACTCCTTTATCTCCCATAAAATCAACTTTACTGTACTGGTCACCAGGCTCAGCTAAAGTTTGTTTGTAAAAAATAAATGTTGTGTTTTCAGCACCATCTTTTGTAGCATCTTCTTGCCAGTTTTTTGAAGGTGATAAAACGATATCTCCTGCCGCAGCATTCAATTTATCTTTTGGAAAATCAGGAAAAGGGTCGATAGCTCCACTTTCTACTACTTCTTCAGTAGTTTCTTCTGTAGTGTTATCATCATTTGTAGTTTCCTCTGTTGCTTCTTCGTTTCCTCCACAAGAGAAAAGGAATAATCCTATACCAAGGATGAAATAATTTTTCTTCATAGGGTTTATCTTAATTAAAATTTTAGACGACGAATTTAACAAAGTTATCTGATTCTGTTAAGCTTTCGTCTATTTTTTTAAGCCTACAAATACTGAATAAGATTCTCTAATTTAATGCCTCTTGAACCTTTTAATAGGATGGAGAAATTGTTTATTGACGATAAATCTTCATTATCTAATAAATCAATGAAATTGGAATACTTAGGAAAGTTGGAATTTGTTTTTTGAAATTCTTTGCCAACAAGAATCGCTTTCAAACCAAGGTCATTCAATAAATCAACTATTTTTTGATGCTCTACATTGCTAATTTCACCTAGTTCCAACATATCTCCAACAATGGCCAATTTACTTTCTGCTGTAATCTCAGCAAAACTTTGGATTGCGGCTTTCATTGAAGTAGCATTAGCATTGTAACAATCAACTATTAAAGTATTTCTATCAGATTTTTGAATTTGTGATCGATTATTTGAAGGCTGATAATTTGACAATGCCTCATTTATTGCAGCAGGTTGTACACCAAAGTAATCACCTATACAAACAGCTGCTAAAAAATTAGTGAAATTATATCTCCCTGTCAGCTTTGTT
It contains:
- a CDS encoding anhydro-N-acetylmuramic acid kinase; translated protein: MQDSSIAIGLMSGTSLDGLDVCCVEFKKSKQQYEFEILATKTYPYNDVWYKKLKSAFQMSETELTILDQEFGKFSGHSVNDFILENRLSGKVDLIASHGQTIFHEPEKGITTQIGEGQLIADITGLLTINNFRIKDVQLGGQGAPLVPIGDRLLFGEYESCLNLGGIANISFEKNNERIAFDICPANLPLNQLMVEYFNTAYDKDGEMAAQGVIIEDLLNELNDLKFYRKAPPKSLGYEWMNQFFYPILQKYAQSDPKSLLKTVIEHEAYQIAALLNKENISNCLISGGGALNKTLVEAIQLKTTSKIIIAEKEILDFKEALIFAFLGFLNINNQINTLSSVTGAEKDSIGGFRFYPSNKS
- a CDS encoding acyl-CoA dehydrogenase, with product MDFKFTEEQLAVKDAARDFAQNVLKPGVIERDIHAKFPAEEIKQLGQLGFFGMMVDPKYGGGGMDTVSYVLAMEEISKVDASTSVCMSVNNSLYNWGIERFGTEEQKESYLRPVAEGQAIGAFCLSEPEAGSDATSQRTTAEDKGDYYLLNGTKNWITNGSSASFYLVMCQTDKEKGHRGINCLIVEKGMEGFIVGEKEDKMGIRGSDTHTLIFNDVKVPKKNRIGEEGFGFKFAMQVLGGGRIGIASQALGIASGALELAIQYSKERQTFGKEIHKHQAIAFKLADMATQVEAARLMTLKAAHMKDQGLEFTAQASMAKLFASQIAQSVTTEAVQIHGGYGYVREYHVERLMRDAKITQIYEGTSEIQKIVISREILKD
- a CDS encoding T9SS type A sorting domain-containing protein; the encoded protein is MRIVVFISFLLLTGISYSQSLKSTFKINQLNGEVHLSLTIHSGNTCNGLTIYRSKDSLNFESIGVIDGYCGSLTESITYNFTDENPIVNQVSYYRFELMGLESSEIKSIKVIDLEGKNFKIWPNPISDTATIYFNNDLQKEIAFNVYDLSGKLVYSLNTSSSEIPIDTSEFVNGTFIFVIRDEDKEVAKGKFIVQK